GTCGTGGAGAGGTGCGGCCAGTCCCAGGGAGAGTACCTCGTCCTCCGGCTCTCCCATGGTCTTGGCCAGGGCCATGGACAGCCACCCGACCCGGGATGTGTGTTCGTATGTGTCGTTGTCCCTCATCTTGGCGATGAGGTTGAGGGTCTTCAGCAGGTCGGAGAGGAGGTTTTCGTTTTTGCTGGCTATTATGTCCATCGATTTTCGGTCTTCCGCATGGAAGCTTTCGAAGCCCTCTATCTGGCTGGCGAAGTTGTGTCTGTAGACGTAGAAGCTCGACGCTTTCAGGGCCAACTCAAGTCTGGTGGCCAGCTGGTTGGGGTCCACCGGCTTGGTCATGTAGTCGTCCGCTCCGGCCATGACGGCTCTCTTGATTGTCTCGGAGCTGTCGTCGGAGGTCAGCATTATTATCACCGCCGGTATCTCCATGGATCTTATCCTGCCGGTGGTCTCTATCCCGTCCATCCCCGGCATGACTACGTCCATCAGTATCATGTCGATGTCCGAGTCGACCCCCAGCAGCATGGACAGGGCTTCCTCTCCGCTTTCGGCCTCCATCACCCTGTAGCCGAGGTTCTTTATCCCCAGGGCCAGGACCTTGCGGGTTGTCCTTTCGTCCTCAACTATCAGTACCGTAGCCATAGTGAGCCCCCTTGTCTCTCTCATTCGACGTATTTTTTCCAGCCGCCTCTTTTCAGTTCGTTCGTCAGTTTTCTCAGAGATAATTCGAGCTCTTTAAACACCTCGACGCAGGCGGTCGAATCGGTTTCCTTGGCAAGTCTCTCAAGTCGGACGCATATCTCCCAGGTCTCTCGGGCTCCTACCGTTCCGAGCGATCCTTTCAGGCCGTGAGCCGCCTTTGCCGTTTCCTCCGGCGACCTCTTTGCCACGGCTTGAGACAAATTTTCTAGCTGGGACGGCAGATTTTCAATGAAGTCGCCGATGACCTCCTCCATTATGGCCTGATCCTTTCCAATCATTTCCAGAAGCGCCGCGACCCTGTCGGGATCCAGGATTCCATCGGATTTCTCCGTCGGAGTGGGCGTGGGCTCTGTTTCCGATGTCTCCGGAAGCAGAGCCGTTATGGCCCGGAACAGCTCCTCTCTGTTGACCGGTTTGGTGACTATGTCGTCTACCCCCGATTCCAGTATGGCCGATTTTTCCTCCGTCATGGCATAGGCGGTAAGGGCTATCACCGGAAGTCTGGGACGTCCCGATCGGAGTTCTTCCCGTCGGATCTCTCTGGTGGTCTCCTTTCCGTCCATTACAGGCATCTGTATGTCCATCAGAACCAGGTCAGGCCTGGTCTCGTCTATCTTTTTCAGTGCCTCCACGCCGTCTAATGCCAGGATTACCTGAAAGCCCCGTCTTTCCATGGTCCTTCTCATTATCCTGGCGTTGAATTCGTTGTCCTCAACGACCAGCACGGACTTCCCGACCCCGAACAGATCCTGATCGCCCAGTTCCTGCGGCGTGGAGCCCGCTTCCTCCGGGGTTATGGATTTTATCAGGGTTTTCTTCAACACGCTGTCCGGGATGGGCTTAGTCAGAAACCAACGTATGCCGAGATCTCTGCATCTGGATTTTACATCCGGCCCGTCTAGGGAGCTGAACATTATGGCCGCCTCCGGCATGGCGTCCTCTTGATTTAGTCTTTCAAGCACGGTGGGGCCGTCCATGTCTGGCATATGGCAGTCCAGTATCATTATGTCCGCCGATCTTCGGTTTTTTCCGGTCAATATTTTCAGGGCTTCCTCTCCTGATTTTGCTTGGTGGACTTCCATGCCCCAGGCGGACAGCTTGCGGCTAAGTATGGCCCTGTTGGTCTCGTTGTCGTCCACTATCAGGGCAGAACGGGATCTCAGTTCGGGATGTAGGTTCTGCCTGTTTCGGTCTCCTATTCTCAGGGGAATAGCGAAGCTGAAGACGCTTCCCTTTCCGGGAGCGCTTTGAACCTCAAGTTCTCCTCCCATCATCTCCACCAGTTTTTTGCATATGGACAGGCCGAGTCCTGTGCCTCCGTAGCGCTTGGTCGTCGATACGTCGGCCTGGATGAAGGGAGAGAATATCCTTGTTATCTCTTTTTCGGACAGCCCTATTCCTGTGTCCTCTATCCTTATCTCTACCGAATCCACCTTTGCGGTTTTTTCCGTAGCCTTCACCGACATAAGGATCTCCCCTTCGTCGGTGAATTTGACCGCGTTGCTAAGCAGGTTGACCATTATCTGTCTTATCCTCACCGAATCGCCTATGTAGCTTTCCGCCAGGTCTTCGTCTATGTCGACGTTCAGTTCCAATCCCTTGCCGTGGGCTTCCTTGGCGAGGTAACTGGCGGATTTCCAGGCGACCTCGCCAAGGTCGAAGGGGTGGCTGTCTATCTCCATGTGTCCCGATTCGATCTTGGATATGTCCAGTATGTCGTTGATTATGTCCATCAGCGAACAGGAGGCCTCGTGTATCGTCTCCAGGCATTCCCTCTGGTCCTTGTCGTAGGTGGTCTCCAGGGCGAGCTCGGTCATGCCCAACACGGCGTTCATGGGGGTCCTGATCTCGTGGCTCATGTTGGCCAGAAAGGTGCTCTTTGCCCTGTTGGCCCTCTCCGCCTCTTCCTTGGCCTCTCTGAGCTCGACGGCGTTTTGAATGAGGGCCGTGACGTCTTCCATAACCCCTACCACCCCGGAATTGTCCTCGTTCGAATGGAATGCCGCCTGATTGAAGAAAAAACGGTATTCCCGGCCGTCGATATCAATGGGAAGCTGGAATCGGACCGGTTCGTGGCCGTTCAAGATCCTTTCTCCCAGGTCCATGAGCTTTTTCGATACTTTCGTAGGGAGCAGCTCTCCCAGGGATGCGCCGATCGTTCCCCATCCCTCTCGACCCAGCAGTGAGGAAAAGGCCCTGTTACACCCTATTATTATGCCGTTTTTATCGAAGTAGTAAACCGGGTTGGGGATCGTATCCAAAAGGACCTGCATGAAGGATAGCTGTCCCTGTAGGGCTCCCTCAGCTTTTTTGCGGTCCCTTATCTCGGTCTTGAGCCTTTCGTTGTGTTCCTTGACGGTCGTTTGATTTTTCTCCGCCTCGTCGACCCTGGCCTTCAGTATCACGGCCTTGGTGTTTTCCCTAAGGAGGAATAGTCCGCCTCCCAGGAGCAACAGTGCGGAGGCTCCCATTATGATCAGGTTGCCGTAGGGGGTTGCGGAGCCGAAGACCCTGTCTCTAGGGGTCACTAGGAAGAGGAACAAAGACGCTCCCGGAACAGCCGCCTTTGCGGCCAGGACCTTGGTTGGCTTGTCCTCCTCTCCCACCTTTACCTCCATCGGTTCCTCCGCTCCCTCCAGGTGGTGGAATATCTTGCTGGCCTCCTGGGGGTTCTCGAACGGCGACGTCACCCTCTGGCCGTTCCAGGTGGTGAGGAATATGTTGTTCCACGGCTCGGTGCTCTGTCTCGCTCTGAGTCTTGCCAGTATGTCCGACGGGGTCATCCACAGCACGATCTGTCCCTCGTACTTCCCCTTGTAGAAGTAGGGGTAGGATATAACCAGTCGGCTCTCTCCGTTCTCCCACTCGGTTATGATCCGCCCCGAGGGGTTGAGGGTGTAGCGGTATTTGAGCCAGTCGGGAGGGTTGCCCTGTACGGCCGGGGTCACTGCGAGGGGGCTGCCGTCGTCCAGTATGACCGCTATTCTGTAGTAGACCATGTCGTTTTCGAACGTTGTGTTCTGGAGTTTCCTCTTCAGCAGGGTATGAAGGTTTTCCTGGCTGGCCTTCAACCCGTATTCCCTGGACATACCGAGGTCCCGCCCCTGAAAGTAGGCGGTGAGTTCCTTGCTTTCGGCTATGTCGTAGGCGTCCTGTCTTCTCTCGAACAGTATGTAGCCCATTATGGAGGCCATGTTGTCCGCCTGTATCTGAAGAGCCCGTACAGTCTGTCTCTCGAAGGACCTCTGAGACCGGTAGTTCACCACTATCAGGACCGCTATCAGGGCCAGAAA
The Dethiosulfovibrio russensis DNA segment above includes these coding regions:
- a CDS encoding HD domain-containing phosphohydrolase; amino-acid sequence: MATVLIVEDERTTRKVLALGIKNLGYRVMEAESGEEALSMLLGVDSDIDMILMDVVMPGMDGIETTGRIRSMEIPAVIIMLTSDDSSETIKRAVMAGADDYMTKPVDPNQLATRLELALKASSFYVYRHNFASQIEGFESFHAEDRKSMDIIASKNENLLSDLLKTLNLIAKMRDNDTYEHTSRVGWLSMALAKTMGEPEDEVLSLGLAAPLHDIGKIGVPDSILLKPGSLTDREWEIMKQHPIFGWKLLSRFSSGVLMTAASVALNHHERWDGSGYPKGLKGEEIPLYGRIVAVADSFDAMISPRPYKEAKPVDWGFEEIRSLAGIQFCPETVKAFISLEEKIEKRYEMEKQAQI
- a CDS encoding response regulator is translated as MKRSLPTLKKALAVSIGLFLALIAVLIVVNYRSQRSFERQTVRALQIQADNMASIMGYILFERRQDAYDIAESKELTAYFQGRDLGMSREYGLKASQENLHTLLKRKLQNTTFENDMVYYRIAVILDDGSPLAVTPAVQGNPPDWLKYRYTLNPSGRIITEWENGESRLVISYPYFYKGKYEGQIVLWMTPSDILARLRARQSTEPWNNIFLTTWNGQRVTSPFENPQEASKIFHHLEGAEEPMEVKVGEEDKPTKVLAAKAAVPGASLFLFLVTPRDRVFGSATPYGNLIIMGASALLLLGGGLFLLRENTKAVILKARVDEAEKNQTTVKEHNERLKTEIRDRKKAEGALQGQLSFMQVLLDTIPNPVYYFDKNGIIIGCNRAFSSLLGREGWGTIGASLGELLPTKVSKKLMDLGERILNGHEPVRFQLPIDIDGREYRFFFNQAAFHSNEDNSGVVGVMEDVTALIQNAVELREAKEEAERANRAKSTFLANMSHEIRTPMNAVLGMTELALETTYDKDQRECLETIHEASCSLMDIINDILDISKIESGHMEIDSHPFDLGEVAWKSASYLAKEAHGKGLELNVDIDEDLAESYIGDSVRIRQIMVNLLSNAVKFTDEGEILMSVKATEKTAKVDSVEIRIEDTGIGLSEKEITRIFSPFIQADVSTTKRYGGTGLGLSICKKLVEMMGGELEVQSAPGKGSVFSFAIPLRIGDRNRQNLHPELRSRSALIVDDNETNRAILSRKLSAWGMEVHQAKSGEEALKILTGKNRRSADIMILDCHMPDMDGPTVLERLNQEDAMPEAAIMFSSLDGPDVKSRCRDLGIRWFLTKPIPDSVLKKTLIKSITPEEAGSTPQELGDQDLFGVGKSVLVVEDNEFNARIMRRTMERRGFQVILALDGVEALKKIDETRPDLVLMDIQMPVMDGKETTREIRREELRSGRPRLPVIALTAYAMTEEKSAILESGVDDIVTKPVNREELFRAITALLPETSETEPTPTPTEKSDGILDPDRVAALLEMIGKDQAIMEEVIGDFIENLPSQLENLSQAVAKRSPEETAKAAHGLKGSLGTVGARETWEICVRLERLAKETDSTACVEVFKELELSLRKLTNELKRGGWKKYVE